One region of Bacillus zhangzhouensis genomic DNA includes:
- a CDS encoding sensor histidine kinase — MEMFKDFLLHVSFILFPIFLYHALWLSRTPAHFPKTNKLLITVFASISSALCIMYPVSSILDLQTGLQSIPLVLAILYGGYMAGIIAILISIMVKFVMYGSFLWIGLIVVPIYFFIPFLFYRKWHQYSKPNKLFYGVLIGLSKGFFISIGLLAVSLMEYNPAFIMQQKLLELFFSTLYYIFFLVLSIYFIEFVKENAEMRTQLVQSEKLTIVSELAASVAHEVRNPLTVVRGFIQLLFSSDNAKEPPANKDYKNLVLSELDRAQDIITSYLDIAKQNYYQIESLNLSKLLEECASLMTSYANFKSVTIHQSIEPDLYIQGDVTKIKQVMINLIKNAIEAAPEHEGKIELFASKENHKICLYFVDNGVGMTESQMKKLGEPYYTLKNKGTGLGLTVTFSIIENHHGTIRFKSSLQSGTTVTVKFPEDTRRK; from the coding sequence ATGGAAATGTTCAAGGATTTTCTGCTCCATGTATCTTTTATTCTATTTCCAATCTTTTTATATCATGCGCTATGGCTAAGCCGGACCCCTGCTCATTTCCCAAAAACGAATAAACTGCTCATCACAGTATTCGCATCCATCTCTTCAGCACTATGTATAATGTATCCAGTTAGTTCGATTTTAGATTTACAGACTGGGCTTCAATCTATTCCCCTTGTACTTGCTATCTTATACGGAGGATACATGGCAGGGATCATTGCCATCCTGATAAGCATCATGGTCAAATTCGTGATGTATGGCTCTTTTTTATGGATTGGACTCATTGTAGTCCCAATTTACTTTTTCATCCCATTCCTGTTCTACAGAAAATGGCATCAATATTCGAAGCCAAATAAGCTGTTTTACGGAGTGCTTATCGGTTTATCCAAAGGATTCTTTATTTCCATTGGACTGCTTGCGGTCAGCTTAATGGAATACAACCCAGCTTTTATTATGCAGCAAAAGCTTCTTGAGTTATTTTTCTCAACTCTTTACTACATATTCTTTCTTGTGCTAAGTATTTATTTCATTGAATTCGTTAAAGAAAATGCGGAAATGAGAACACAGCTTGTCCAGTCAGAAAAACTGACCATTGTAAGTGAACTTGCTGCAAGCGTTGCCCATGAAGTGCGTAATCCGCTGACAGTTGTGAGAGGCTTTATTCAATTGCTCTTTTCTAGCGACAATGCAAAAGAGCCGCCTGCCAATAAAGATTATAAAAATCTCGTTCTGTCCGAACTAGACCGGGCGCAGGATATTATCACGAGCTATCTTGACATTGCAAAACAAAACTATTATCAAATTGAATCTCTCAATCTATCTAAATTACTTGAGGAATGTGCATCACTGATGACATCCTATGCGAACTTTAAATCAGTCACGATTCATCAATCCATTGAACCTGACTTATACATTCAAGGTGACGTAACGAAGATCAAACAAGTTATGATTAACTTAATCAAAAATGCGATAGAAGCGGCTCCTGAACATGAGGGGAAAATTGAACTTTTTGCTTCAAAAGAAAATCATAAAATCTGCCTTTACTTTGTTGATAACGGTGTGGGTATGACAGAAAGCCAAATGAAAAAGCTTGGCGAACCCTATTACACCTTGAAAAATAAAGGAACTGGACTTGGGCTGACAGTGACTTTTTCAATTATTGAAAATCACCATGGAACCATTCGTTTCAAAAGCTCGCTGCAGTCTGGGACAACTGTCACCGTGAAATTCCCTGAAGATACAAGAAGAAAATGA
- a CDS encoding penicillin-binding protein: MARKLKKVSDLMFRAIIGWLLLAALIPLFALTFYLSKEEAASVKPVNKVLDQKIKLEKIDFSQNSYMYDRDGSLISEIVSNDENRVFVKYDQIPDPVKELFLRSEDRNFYDHKGIDFMGVVRALATNVKNHGISQGASTITQQLSRNLYLSHERSFSRKFTELLYSYELERKFSKDKILESYLNTIYFSNGVYGVGSAANYYFDKPLRSLTLAQMAFISAIPNNPTLYDPLKQFKHTKKRQERLLGILKKDGIITKKQYKKAVKEKISLSLSEKKNLYPDYVTYANEEFTDLVSDQEGFTKRLKKAKTAKAKKAIQKELSEKVSALLQKGVKIYTALDPSLQQRAVYQLNAQLPYQGVEGGSAVINHETHQIVALAGGKNYKKFDFNYAYQAQRQPGSAIKPLLDYAPYIDQTGATASSTISAGKFCSSGYCPQNYNHKTYGTVTLETAFKNSYNTPAIRMLDTVGVKKGFSYLEKFSFKHIVADDYRLPSALGGFTKGFSPLEITDAYTVFGNQGAYTQSHSITKVTDLNGKTLYKWKESPKQVYSQRTNETMRKLLTSVVKSGTGKKANFKAPYIGGKTGTSNDYKDIWFVGLTDQYTMGVWVGRDRGTVESIYSSSPHLRIWKNTMQYAR, translated from the coding sequence ATGGCTAGAAAATTGAAGAAAGTGAGTGACCTCATGTTTCGTGCAATCATTGGTTGGTTATTACTTGCTGCCCTCATCCCATTATTTGCTCTGACTTTTTATCTATCAAAGGAAGAAGCTGCAAGTGTAAAGCCTGTTAACAAAGTGCTTGATCAAAAAATTAAGCTGGAAAAGATAGATTTTTCCCAAAACAGTTATATGTATGACCGGGATGGTTCTCTCATCTCCGAGATCGTCTCAAACGATGAGAACCGAGTGTTTGTGAAATACGATCAAATTCCTGATCCTGTGAAGGAGCTGTTCCTCCGTTCAGAGGACCGCAACTTTTATGACCATAAAGGCATTGACTTTATGGGGGTTGTTCGTGCCCTTGCTACAAATGTCAAAAACCATGGCATCAGCCAAGGAGCGAGTACGATCACACAGCAGCTGTCCCGCAACTTATATCTAAGCCATGAACGGTCATTCAGCCGAAAGTTTACAGAGCTGCTCTATTCCTATGAACTTGAGCGTAAATTCTCGAAAGATAAAATTCTCGAAAGCTACTTAAATACGATTTATTTCAGTAATGGTGTTTACGGTGTCGGTTCTGCGGCTAATTACTATTTTGATAAGCCGCTTCGTTCTTTAACACTTGCACAAATGGCATTTATCTCAGCTATTCCAAACAACCCAACACTGTATGACCCATTAAAACAATTTAAGCACACAAAGAAACGCCAAGAACGACTGCTTGGTATTTTGAAGAAAGATGGCATCATCACCAAAAAGCAATACAAAAAAGCCGTCAAAGAAAAAATCAGCTTGTCCTTAAGTGAAAAGAAAAACCTTTACCCTGACTATGTGACATATGCCAATGAAGAGTTTACCGATCTTGTGTCTGATCAGGAAGGCTTTACAAAACGATTGAAGAAAGCCAAAACAGCTAAAGCGAAAAAGGCCATTCAAAAAGAATTATCTGAAAAGGTCAGTGCCCTGCTCCAGAAAGGCGTGAAGATTTATACGGCGCTTGACCCTTCCTTACAGCAAAGAGCTGTCTATCAGCTCAATGCTCAATTGCCTTACCAGGGGGTGGAAGGCGGATCAGCCGTCATTAATCATGAAACGCATCAAATTGTTGCACTTGCTGGCGGGAAAAACTATAAGAAATTTGATTTTAACTACGCTTATCAAGCGCAAAGACAGCCTGGTTCTGCGATTAAGCCGCTTTTAGACTATGCGCCTTATATTGATCAAACCGGTGCAACAGCTTCAAGCACCATCAGTGCAGGCAAATTTTGCAGCAGCGGATACTGTCCGCAGAACTATAATCATAAAACGTATGGAACAGTCACACTTGAAACAGCCTTTAAAAATTCTTATAATACCCCTGCGATCCGAATGCTGGATACAGTAGGTGTCAAAAAAGGCTTCAGCTATTTAGAAAAGTTCTCATTTAAGCATATCGTAGCGGATGATTACCGCCTTCCCTCTGCACTTGGCGGATTTACGAAAGGCTTCTCACCGCTGGAAATAACAGATGCTTACACCGTCTTTGGCAACCAAGGAGCCTACACACAAAGTCATTCGATCACAAAAGTGACAGACCTAAACGGTAAGACTCTTTACAAGTGGAAAGAGTCGCCAAAGCAAGTATATTCTCAGCGTACAAATGAAACGATGCGTAAGCTGCTTACCTCCGTTGTGAAAAGTGGAACAGGGAAAAAAGCAAATTTCAAAGCGCCTTACATCGGTGGTAAAACAGGGACATCCAATGACTACAAAGATATTTGGTTTGTGGGATTGACAGATCAGTACACAATGGGTGTTTGGGTCGGAAGAGATAGAGGAACGGTTGAATCCATTTATAGTTCAAGCCCGCACTTACGTATTTGGAAAAATACGATGCAATACGCCAGATAA
- the kapD gene encoding 3'-5' exonuclease KapD, translating to MEQKTVLVVDFEFTMPDGKYHPQNFFPEIIEAGAVKAADETIIDTFSSYVKPKKFPKLTKRCKSFLGITQEDVERGISFEAFIEKLVSLDGGEDCEIITWGNMDMKVLKQNCMLNHISFPFKGRLRDLAFEYKTFFGDRTLTGLRKAAKEYGSEGAGKHHKALDDAMTTYQLFTLFEKDRSYVENPQTTKIGELIDFSHFFDSAD from the coding sequence GTGGAACAGAAGACGGTGCTTGTGGTCGATTTTGAATTTACGATGCCAGATGGAAAATATCATCCACAAAATTTTTTTCCTGAAATTATTGAAGCTGGGGCAGTGAAAGCAGCAGATGAAACGATCATAGACACATTCTCCAGCTACGTCAAACCGAAAAAGTTCCCGAAGCTGACGAAGCGCTGTAAATCTTTCCTCGGAATTACGCAGGAGGACGTAGAGAGAGGGATTTCATTTGAGGCATTTATCGAGAAGCTCGTATCACTTGATGGGGGAGAGGATTGTGAAATTATTACGTGGGGCAACATGGACATGAAGGTATTGAAGCAAAATTGTATGCTCAATCACATTTCGTTTCCTTTTAAGGGGAGACTGAGGGATCTGGCCTTTGAATATAAAACCTTTTTTGGTGACCGCACTCTGACAGGGCTTCGAAAAGCGGCAAAGGAATACGGCAGTGAAGGAGCTGGTAAGCATCATAAAGCACTCGATGATGCCATGACAACTTATCAGCTGTTCACCCTTTTTGAAAAAGACAGATCCTATGTGGAAAATCCGCAAACAACCAAAATTGGCGAGCTGATCGATTTCTCACATTTTTTTGATTCGGCTGATTAG
- a CDS encoding DCC1-like thiol-disulfide oxidoreductase family protein: MYSTHPPHLILFDGVCNVCSGAVQFVMKRDPNERMMFASLQSDTGQRILKENGLPLDAFNSFIYIEKGTLYTKSTGILKAARHLKGIYRWSYLLLATPRPIRDWFYQLIAKNRYKWFGQKTSCMMPTPDIQKRFLS, translated from the coding sequence ATGTATTCAACACATCCACCCCATTTAATTTTATTTGACGGTGTCTGCAACGTGTGCAGCGGCGCTGTTCAGTTTGTGATGAAACGCGATCCGAATGAACGGATGATGTTCGCTTCCTTACAATCAGATACAGGGCAGCGTATTTTAAAGGAAAACGGTTTGCCTTTAGATGCGTTCAATTCATTCATTTATATTGAAAAAGGGACCCTTTATACGAAGTCAACAGGCATCTTAAAAGCCGCGCGGCATTTAAAAGGGATATACAGATGGAGCTATTTACTCCTTGCCACACCTCGTCCAATCCGTGATTGGTTTTATCAGCTGATTGCAAAAAATCGCTATAAATGGTTTGGTCAAAAAACATCTTGTATGATGCCTACACCCGATATTCAAAAGCGGTTTCTTTCATAA
- a CDS encoding YugE family protein: MKDSQAVEEMIQFLKAWDPFHYGEDFYETEPADVISALYDAEDSLSLAKEIQAIYHHSFEQLLPIESCQHIANQLFVLRDTGSCSR, encoded by the coding sequence ATGAAAGATAGTCAAGCTGTAGAAGAAATGATTCAATTCCTGAAGGCATGGGACCCTTTTCACTATGGAGAGGATTTTTATGAAACCGAGCCTGCTGACGTCATCAGTGCCTTATACGATGCAGAAGACTCGTTATCTTTAGCAAAAGAGATTCAAGCCATTTACCATCACTCATTTGAACAGCTTCTTCCGATAGAAAGCTGTCAGCATATAGCGAATCAGCTTTTTGTCTTGCGAGACACCGGCTCCTGTTCACGCTAA
- a CDS encoding MFS transporter, which produces MTNRKKNLYIMWFVNFFVSASITMIVPFLSLYIESLDSSYSNEFVQRWSGYVFGVTFLTAFLISPIWGRIGDRHGYKKILLINGIGIATSILLMGLVHTVYQLFALRLFMGLVTGFISTSMALISAQTEKATAGKTLGTMQMSNVAGGLFGPLMGGFMADSVGFIYTFFLTAAVIYVSAIVIIFGVKEQPIRSKEAKRVSYSRKDVLNHILKQPLLVVTMLLTFITQVGNFSIQPLLALYIHDLHGPVNLAFYAGLAFSATGLGNLLFTRKWGDLGDRIGHDKVLLALLILSSILFIPQAIADSYVMLVIFRFLYGMALGGIIPCTTAYIRIKAPASMQGEVLGYNVSFRFLGNVVGPVIGGIVASHYGIPAVFYVTAGIFLFGALFLWAVRSQAKTKDRSV; this is translated from the coding sequence ATCACAAACAGGAAGAAAAACTTGTACATCATGTGGTTTGTGAACTTTTTTGTATCTGCCAGCATTACAATGATCGTCCCTTTTTTATCACTTTACATAGAATCTCTTGATAGCAGCTATTCAAATGAATTTGTTCAAAGATGGAGCGGCTATGTCTTTGGGGTCACGTTTTTAACGGCCTTCCTGATCTCTCCTATTTGGGGGCGGATTGGTGACCGGCATGGCTATAAAAAGATTTTATTAATTAACGGAATTGGCATCGCCACAAGTATTTTATTAATGGGGCTTGTGCACACCGTGTATCAGCTATTCGCCCTAAGGCTCTTCATGGGGCTTGTCACAGGCTTTATCTCGACTTCAATGGCACTGATTTCTGCACAGACCGAAAAGGCAACTGCCGGTAAAACCCTTGGAACGATGCAGATGAGTAATGTCGCCGGAGGATTGTTTGGTCCATTAATGGGCGGATTCATGGCAGACAGCGTCGGATTTATTTATACGTTTTTCCTCACAGCGGCTGTCATTTATGTGTCAGCTATTGTGATTATCTTCGGAGTGAAAGAACAGCCGATCCGGTCAAAAGAAGCAAAGCGTGTTTCTTACTCACGGAAGGATGTACTCAATCACATTCTCAAACAGCCTTTGCTTGTGGTCACGATGCTTTTAACGTTTATTACACAAGTAGGGAACTTTAGCATTCAGCCGCTTTTGGCTTTATACATTCATGATTTACATGGTCCTGTCAATCTCGCTTTTTATGCGGGGCTTGCATTTTCTGCAACTGGACTTGGCAATTTGCTGTTTACGCGAAAATGGGGAGATCTCGGAGATCGAATTGGTCACGACAAGGTGCTGCTTGCCCTACTCATCCTCTCCTCTATTTTATTCATCCCGCAAGCGATAGCAGATTCCTATGTGATGTTAGTCATTTTCCGTTTTCTATACGGGATGGCACTTGGCGGGATTATTCCGTGTACGACGGCGTATATTCGGATCAAAGCACCTGCTTCTATGCAAGGGGAAGTGCTCGGATACAATGTCAGCTTCCGCTTTCTTGGGAATGTCGTCGGGCCGGTGATCGGCGGCATTGTGGCGAGTCATTACGGGATTCCAGCTGTCTTTTATGTCACTGCCGGTATTTTTCTGTTTGGCGCGTTATTTTTATGGGCGGTCCGCTCACAGGCGAAGACAAAGGATAGGAGTGTCTGA
- a CDS encoding YufK family protein, with the protein MKNTYLTGYVPLISILLFSSAFSIFTVGITTDFLTQAGILKGMLEFFSEQGIRLALFAAFALVYFMILSALKLIADTVIELALLFFAKDPEGENLKKIRIASVVYLFASLLAFLLTQQLILLVGLFALASLVYFIWVVVRIYQSLSMLNLIGFMMFILLFWATFLIGILYLFIKLYNSVMASLPS; encoded by the coding sequence ATGAAAAATACATATTTGACTGGATATGTTCCGCTTATTTCAATTTTACTATTCAGCTCTGCTTTTTCGATTTTCACAGTTGGTATCACGACTGATTTCTTGACTCAAGCAGGTATTTTAAAAGGAATGCTGGAATTTTTCTCAGAACAGGGCATCCGTCTTGCTCTCTTTGCCGCTTTTGCACTTGTTTATTTTATGATCTTATCTGCCTTAAAACTGATTGCAGATACGGTAATAGAGCTGGCGTTACTCTTTTTCGCTAAGGACCCTGAAGGGGAGAACTTAAAGAAAATTCGGATTGCATCCGTTGTTTATTTATTTGCCAGCTTGCTTGCATTTCTGTTGACGCAGCAGCTTATTCTGCTAGTCGGACTTTTTGCATTAGCAAGTCTTGTCTATTTTATCTGGGTTGTGGTTCGCATTTATCAATCGCTTTCTATGCTGAATTTGATTGGATTTATGATGTTTATTCTCCTGTTTTGGGCGACGTTTTTGATCGGTATTTTGTACTTATTTATTAAGCTGTATAACAGTGTGATGGCAAGTCTGCCTTCATAA
- a CDS encoding kinase-associated lipoprotein B has translation MTDIQIGQVVKGFYKTGVYVGEVTAVKPSTYLVQVKAVLTHPTQGDLHHPKEADVPFFQERRALAYREQTNIPHHMVKPYDGGIPDYEESLKEAVDKLKQTLRADDSKWAEKSRACLSSLEKDYFPEDVR, from the coding sequence ATGACAGACATTCAAATTGGACAAGTTGTGAAAGGTTTTTATAAAACAGGTGTATACGTTGGGGAAGTGACAGCGGTGAAACCATCGACCTATCTCGTTCAAGTAAAAGCCGTTCTGACACACCCCACTCAAGGCGACTTGCATCATCCGAAAGAAGCAGACGTCCCTTTTTTTCAGGAGAGGCGGGCTTTGGCCTATAGAGAACAGACAAATATCCCTCATCATATGGTAAAGCCTTATGATGGCGGTATACCTGATTATGAAGAGTCATTGAAAGAAGCTGTAGATAAATTGAAACAAACACTCCGTGCAGATGATTCCAAATGGGCTGAAAAATCAAGAGCGTGCCTATCTTCTCTTGAGAAAGATTATTTTCCAGAAGACGTCCGCTAA
- a CDS encoding Lrp/AsnC family transcriptional regulator, with translation MKLTEKETEILEILDENSRADLNTIAKMAGVTTEEAEAIIQKLEDQKVIIDYSTMIDWRKVDGHEGVTAMIDVKVTPKRGVGFDEIAERIYRFQEVESVYLMSGVYDLSVVIRGRSMSDIARFVSEKLSALDSVVSTTTHFILKRYKHDGKVFETGDDDKRIVVSP, from the coding sequence ATGAAACTAACAGAAAAGGAAACTGAAATATTAGAGATTTTAGATGAAAACAGCCGCGCCGATTTAAATACAATTGCAAAAATGGCAGGTGTGACAACAGAAGAAGCCGAAGCCATCATTCAAAAACTTGAAGATCAAAAAGTCATTATCGATTATTCAACCATGATTGACTGGCGAAAAGTGGATGGTCATGAAGGCGTTACAGCAATGATTGATGTAAAAGTGACACCAAAAAGAGGCGTCGGATTTGATGAAATTGCTGAACGGATTTATCGGTTTCAGGAAGTGGAGTCTGTCTATCTCATGTCAGGTGTTTACGATCTTTCCGTTGTGATCCGCGGAAGATCAATGTCTGATATTGCCCGTTTCGTATCGGAAAAATTATCGGCACTTGATTCCGTTGTTTCAACAACTACCCACTTTATTTTGAAAAGATACAAACATGATGGGAAAGTGTTTGAAACAGGAGACGATGACAAAAGAATCGTGGTGTCTCCTTAA
- a CDS encoding pyridoxal phosphate-dependent aminotransferase produces the protein MNFDEQIIRKGSKSVKWDQAESLFLTTDALPMWVADMDFKAPQVVLDALKERLDHGVFGYAFQDQDTQQAVAGWLKRRHGWSIQTEAVTFTPGIVTALSFAVQAFTAPHDEVVIQSPVYTPFYQMIERNGRTVSTNPLKIENNRYMMDFDDLEKKLSRPQAKLMFLCHPHNPSGRAWSKEELKRVGDLCVKHGVTVVSDEIHSDLMLYGKQHVPFASLSDDIAHITVTCIAPSKTFNLAGLQASAIIISDEEKRTLFTNELQRNGLSKLNAFAIPAMEAAYRYGDEWLDALVQYLEGNMKIAMDDIDEYLPNIRYMKPDASYLLWLDIRDYQFSQAELKRNLLKKGKVILELGHVYGHEGDGFIRMNLGCPASTVKEGLKRLHQAFTL, from the coding sequence ATGAATTTCGACGAACAGATCATACGTAAAGGTTCAAAATCAGTGAAATGGGATCAAGCAGAGTCTTTGTTCCTGACAACAGATGCCCTCCCGATGTGGGTGGCCGATATGGATTTTAAAGCGCCGCAGGTCGTCCTTGATGCATTGAAAGAGCGATTAGATCATGGTGTATTTGGCTATGCATTTCAAGATCAGGATACGCAGCAGGCAGTAGCTGGATGGCTCAAAAGGAGGCATGGATGGTCCATTCAGACAGAAGCCGTCACCTTCACACCAGGAATCGTAACGGCACTTAGTTTTGCTGTTCAAGCCTTTACAGCACCGCATGACGAGGTAGTCATACAGTCACCAGTGTATACCCCTTTTTATCAAATGATTGAGCGAAATGGACGTACAGTCTCAACCAATCCTTTAAAAATAGAAAACAACCGCTATATGATGGATTTTGATGATTTAGAGAAAAAACTGAGCAGACCACAAGCAAAGCTCATGTTCCTATGCCATCCGCATAATCCGTCCGGAAGAGCATGGTCAAAAGAGGAATTAAAGCGAGTCGGAGACCTATGTGTGAAGCATGGAGTCACAGTCGTTTCAGATGAGATTCACTCGGATTTGATGCTTTATGGCAAGCAGCATGTGCCCTTCGCCAGCCTTTCTGACGACATTGCACATATCACGGTAACGTGCATTGCCCCGAGTAAAACCTTTAATCTAGCGGGGCTTCAGGCATCTGCTATTATCATTTCAGATGAAGAAAAAAGAACCCTTTTCACCAATGAACTGCAACGAAACGGACTATCCAAACTGAATGCATTTGCGATTCCAGCGATGGAAGCAGCATACCGATACGGGGATGAATGGCTTGATGCCCTTGTTCAATATCTCGAAGGCAATATGAAGATAGCGATGGACGATATTGACGAATATCTTCCAAATATACGTTATATGAAACCAGATGCTTCTTATTTATTGTGGTTGGACATTCGCGATTATCAATTCAGCCAAGCGGAATTGAAACGGAATCTGCTGAAAAAAGGGAAAGTGATCCTAGAGCTTGGCCACGTGTACGGACACGAAGGAGACGGCTTTATTCGGATGAATCTCGGCTGTCCTGCTTCAACAGTCAAAGAAGGACTGAAACGTCTTCATCAAGCGTTCACGCTTTAG
- a CDS encoding alpha/beta hydrolase, with product MDIVQPAYMKSTFGLDIYYEYYPNEGKKTLILIHGLFSSTFSYRKLIPLLKQDFNLIAIDLPPFGQSEKSNTFIYSYRNMGKIIIELAGYLQIQHAILVGHSMGGQIALYAASERPDLFEKTVLLCSSGYMNKSKRSLVYSTYIPYFYLYLKRKLLKQGIMKNLTAVVHDHSIIDQEMVDGYLRPFSDDQIFRGIFRLIRHREGDLTSDVLKKMETPVLLIWGEEDRIVPIQIGERLHKDLPNSTLHALKKTGHLIPEENPVFVSDQIGHFSLS from the coding sequence ATGGACATTGTTCAGCCAGCTTATATGAAAAGTACATTCGGCTTAGATATCTATTACGAGTACTACCCAAATGAGGGAAAGAAGACATTGATCTTAATTCACGGCCTCTTCTCTTCTACCTTCAGCTATCGAAAACTCATCCCGCTTCTAAAACAGGATTTCAATTTAATTGCGATTGATCTGCCGCCATTTGGACAGTCCGAGAAGTCGAATACGTTTATTTACAGCTATCGCAACATGGGAAAAATTATTATTGAGCTAGCTGGTTATTTACAGATTCAGCATGCGATTTTAGTGGGCCATTCAATGGGTGGACAGATTGCCTTATACGCTGCTTCTGAACGGCCGGACCTATTTGAAAAGACGGTTCTTTTGTGCAGCTCTGGATATATGAATAAGTCAAAAAGATCACTTGTTTACAGCACATATATTCCTTATTTTTATCTGTATCTAAAAAGAAAGCTTTTAAAGCAGGGCATTATGAAAAATTTAACAGCTGTTGTGCATGATCATTCCATCATTGATCAAGAAATGGTCGACGGCTATTTAAGACCGTTTTCAGATGATCAAATCTTTCGGGGGATATTTCGTTTGATTCGGCACCGGGAAGGAGATTTAACATCGGACGTTTTAAAGAAAATGGAAACACCCGTGCTGCTCATCTGGGGCGAGGAAGATCGAATTGTTCCCATTCAAATAGGTGAAAGACTGCACAAAGATCTGCCAAATTCGACCTTACATGCATTAAAAAAAACCGGGCACCTCATTCCTGAGGAAAATCCGGTCTTTGTGTCTGATCAAATCGGACATTTCAGCCTGTCTTAG